Proteins from a genomic interval of Undibacterium parvum:
- a CDS encoding NnrS family protein, whose translation MKRLALAPHRLYFFLGALAVLFLFAWWSFSLTVSNASLMQAANSIPLHAIVMPLGIFPLFILGFTFTAGPRWLAVNASDRYFLITGIAYFSGIVLVITGASLAPIMESIGFGMMLCAWLSATWRWAALLGESTITEKQHPTVLLGAMIGGALALSAALAWTLGWSEAWMVARQLTFFCFLLPIFLTVCHRMLPFFTGGVLKPYLVWRPFWLLWFWLSACTTVAVAGVFSWHLLEACAASAMALSFLYTSWRWGLQSSFQNRLLAMLHMSFAWLAVFFALHAATAFGYRLGSASMHALGLGFMATMLVAFVTRVSYGHSGRPLLAGNGIWAIYLCLHLAAMLRVLASILVSPMLITASAIVWLVLVACWVAIILPIYLKPRVDGQAG comes from the coding sequence ATGAAACGCCTCGCCTTAGCGCCACACCGCTTGTATTTTTTTCTTGGTGCCCTTGCCGTACTCTTTTTATTTGCTTGGTGGAGCTTTAGTCTAACGGTCTCTAATGCCAGCCTGATGCAAGCTGCAAACTCTATACCTTTGCACGCGATCGTGATGCCTTTGGGGATATTCCCTTTATTTATACTTGGTTTTACTTTTACCGCAGGACCGCGCTGGTTAGCCGTGAATGCCTCAGATCGCTATTTTTTGATCACTGGCATCGCGTATTTTTCTGGCATCGTGCTGGTCATAACGGGAGCGTCATTGGCGCCCATCATGGAGAGCATAGGTTTCGGCATGATGTTGTGCGCATGGCTGAGTGCGACTTGGCGTTGGGCGGCGCTACTCGGTGAAAGCACAATCACCGAAAAACAGCATCCCACAGTGTTGTTGGGAGCGATGATAGGCGGGGCACTCGCCTTGAGCGCGGCGCTGGCCTGGACTTTAGGTTGGAGCGAGGCCTGGATGGTGGCGCGACAACTGACTTTCTTCTGTTTTTTACTGCCTATATTTTTAACTGTGTGCCATAGGATGTTACCTTTTTTTACCGGTGGGGTGCTTAAGCCCTATCTGGTTTGGCGTCCATTTTGGCTGTTATGGTTTTGGCTCAGTGCTTGTACGACGGTAGCTGTGGCCGGTGTGTTTTCATGGCATTTGTTGGAAGCCTGCGCTGCTAGCGCGATGGCCTTGAGTTTTCTCTACACGTCGTGGCGCTGGGGTTTGCAGTCCAGTTTTCAGAACCGCTTACTCGCCATGTTGCATATGTCCTTTGCATGGTTAGCGGTTTTTTTTGCCTTGCATGCAGCCACTGCCTTCGGCTATCGGCTAGGCTCTGCTTCTATGCATGCGCTTGGACTAGGGTTTATGGCGACCATGTTGGTGGCGTTTGTGACTAGAGTCAGTTACGGGCATAGCGGTCGGCCGCTGTTGGCTGGGAATGGCATCTGGGCTATTTACCTGTGTCTACATCTGGCGGCAATGCTGCGTGTGCTGGCCAGCATCCTGGTATCGCCTATGCTGATCACTGCGTCGGCGATCGTGTGGTTGGTACTGGTGGCGTGCTGGGTGGCCATCATTTTACCTATTTATCTCAAGCCCAGGGTCGATGGACAAGCGGGTTGA
- a CDS encoding putative zinc-binding protein, translating into MKIDPTLPLVYSCSGCSSVAQLANVCAVRLDRDAKAEMSCISGVGGGVPSLVKLAQSGRAILALDGCALACVAACLEKVGVRADRHLVLNREGAKKRLHSDPSDDEKTKIWQLVELALDEMLSASGQPHRKTPT; encoded by the coding sequence ATGAAGATAGATCCGACTTTACCCCTGGTATATAGCTGCTCCGGCTGCTCTAGCGTGGCGCAATTGGCCAATGTCTGTGCCGTGCGCCTAGATAGAGATGCAAAAGCCGAAATGTCCTGTATTAGCGGGGTCGGTGGCGGCGTACCATCGCTGGTAAAGCTGGCGCAGTCTGGGCGCGCGATACTGGCCTTAGACGGCTGTGCTCTGGCCTGCGTTGCGGCCTGCTTGGAAAAAGTAGGCGTGCGCGCCGACCGTCATCTAGTGCTCAACCGCGAAGGCGCAAAGAAGCGTTTGCATAGCGACCCCAGTGACGATGAAAAAACAAAAATATGGCAACTCGTTGAGCTAGCGCTTGATGAGATGCTAAGCGCTAGCGGCCAACCACATAGAAAGACACCAACATGA
- the ubiT gene encoding ubiquinone anaerobic biosynthesis accessory factor UbiT, whose translation MQFSDFRFPLVFSQIGKHLPSPIASLPLLAMLELARQREWLIAPEALYGKSFLITIEDLGLQLRFVCDQGKFKPQMASQSSQSIADVRLSALAVDFFQLASGMEDADTLFFRRKLKIEGDTELGVAVKYWLDASERPAWLNNLASKLAN comes from the coding sequence ATGCAATTTTCAGATTTTCGTTTTCCCTTAGTGTTTAGCCAAATCGGCAAACATTTACCTTCTCCTATCGCCAGTCTGCCCTTGTTGGCAATGTTGGAGTTGGCGCGTCAGCGCGAATGGCTGATTGCTCCTGAGGCGCTGTATGGCAAGAGCTTCCTGATTACGATAGAAGACCTGGGCTTACAACTGCGTTTCGTTTGCGATCAGGGCAAATTTAAGCCGCAGATGGCATCGCAAAGTTCTCAGTCTATTGCCGATGTGCGCTTATCTGCGCTGGCGGTAGATTTTTTTCAATTGGCTTCCGGTATGGAAGACGCTGATACGCTGTTTTTCCGCCGTAAGCTCAAGATTGAAGGGGATACTGAACTAGGTGTCGCGGTCAAATATTGGCTTGATGCCAGTGAACGTCCCGCGTGGCTAAATAATTTAGCCAGTAAGTTAGCCAATTAA
- a CDS encoding U32 family peptidase: MINPQKISLAPLSYFWSKESTLAFYADAMDWPIDIVYLGEVVCSRRHLLKFEDWFALAKEIRQSGKSVVMSTQTLIENEPDRRAMHRLAERAAEEGIAVEANDFSAVRVLNQLKQSFIAGPHLNVYHSDTLAWLAGLGVSRFSPPLEMPGIDLAAIQQEKAASVETEVQVWGRMALAFSARCFTARHHRLRKDSCEFRCDAHPDGLPLATRDGKIFLNLNGIQTQSASCVDLGEQLPELLNMGVQVLRLQPQSQNMQQVVAAFDTARSTQTVAKVPDSALPAAAERSNGYWFGAPGMQWQAA, from the coding sequence ATGATAAATCCGCAAAAAATCTCACTTGCTCCGCTCTCTTATTTTTGGTCAAAGGAGAGTACCCTCGCTTTTTATGCCGATGCTATGGATTGGCCTATCGATATTGTGTACCTCGGAGAGGTGGTCTGTTCGCGTCGTCATTTACTCAAGTTTGAAGACTGGTTCGCGCTCGCCAAAGAAATTCGACAAAGTGGTAAGAGCGTCGTCATGTCTACCCAGACTCTGATCGAGAATGAGCCGGATCGACGCGCCATGCACCGACTGGCAGAACGCGCTGCAGAAGAGGGGATAGCGGTCGAGGCGAATGATTTTAGTGCGGTCAGGGTGCTGAATCAACTCAAGCAGAGCTTCATCGCCGGGCCACATTTAAATGTCTATCATAGCGACACGCTGGCATGGTTGGCCGGATTGGGGGTAAGCCGTTTCTCGCCTCCGCTAGAGATGCCAGGCATAGATCTGGCTGCAATCCAGCAAGAGAAAGCGGCGAGTGTGGAAACCGAGGTGCAAGTTTGGGGGCGCATGGCGCTCGCCTTTTCTGCGCGGTGTTTTACTGCGCGCCATCATCGTTTGCGTAAAGACAGTTGTGAATTTCGCTGCGACGCCCATCCTGACGGTTTGCCGCTGGCGACCCGAGATGGAAAAATATTTCTTAATCTGAATGGCATACAAACGCAAAGCGCCAGTTGCGTCGATTTGGGTGAACAATTGCCGGAACTTCTGAACATGGGGGTGCAAGTATTGCGCTTACAGCCTCAGTCTCAGAATATGCAGCAAGTGGTGGCGGCTTTTGATACGGCACGCTCTACTCAGACAGTGGCAAAAGTACCCGATAGCGCATTACCTGCGGCTGCGGAGCGTAGCAACGGCTATTGGTTCGGCGCGCCTGGCATGCAGTGGCAAGCAGCGTGA
- the ubiU gene encoding ubiquinone anaerobic biosynthesis protein UbiU — MKTIALVAPAGSLVALKAAIDKGANAVYLGLRNATNARNFGGLNFGENDIRLGVDYAHAKGREVLFAINTYPQARAVQEWRSAIDTAVTMGADAVILADPGLMAYARNRHPDLRLHLSVQSSASTIDAIELMREQFGIRRAVLPRVLTLAEIEKIIKNTSVEIEVFGFGSLCVMAEGRCLLSSYVTGDSPNNKGVCSPAHAISWEEKEQTLHARLSGTLIDSYAPGESAAYPTLCKGRFEVEGELDYALEEPTSLNAIGLLPKLVSMGVAAIKIEGRQRSPTYVTQVVGTLRAALDAAIKDPERYSTKPEWQSTLAKHAEGSQVTQGAFERPWK; from the coding sequence ATGAAAACCATAGCTTTGGTCGCTCCTGCCGGTAGTCTGGTCGCTCTTAAAGCGGCTATAGATAAAGGAGCTAATGCCGTCTATCTCGGCTTGCGCAATGCCACCAACGCACGCAATTTTGGTGGCCTCAATTTTGGCGAAAACGATATCCGGCTTGGCGTGGACTATGCTCATGCCAAGGGTCGTGAAGTCTTATTTGCTATCAATACTTATCCGCAGGCGCGTGCGGTACAGGAATGGCGCTCGGCGATTGATACTGCCGTTACTATGGGCGCCGATGCGGTAATACTGGCGGACCCCGGTTTGATGGCCTATGCACGTAACCGCCATCCCGATTTACGCCTCCATTTATCTGTACAAAGCTCGGCCAGCACGATAGACGCGATAGAGTTAATGCGTGAGCAGTTTGGTATTCGACGTGCGGTCTTGCCGCGCGTGTTGACTTTGGCTGAGATAGAAAAAATCATCAAAAACACCTCAGTCGAGATTGAAGTCTTTGGCTTCGGTAGCCTGTGTGTCATGGCTGAAGGGCGCTGCCTGCTATCGAGCTATGTGACTGGCGACTCTCCGAATAATAAGGGTGTTTGTTCACCGGCGCATGCGATTAGCTGGGAAGAAAAAGAACAAACTCTACATGCTCGATTGAGTGGCACTTTGATCGATAGCTACGCACCGGGTGAGTCGGCGGCTTATCCAACCCTGTGCAAGGGACGCTTTGAAGTCGAGGGAGAGTTGGATTACGCATTGGAAGAGCCAACTAGTCTGAACGCGATAGGTTTATTGCCAAAACTGGTGAGTATGGGAGTGGCAGCCATCAAGATAGAAGGTCGCCAGCGCAGTCCAACTTATGTGACGCAAGTGGTCGGTACTTTAAGAGCGGCATTGGATGCCGCCATCAAAGATCCGGAAAGATATTCGACTAAGCCGGAATGGCAGAGCACCCTGGCCAAACATGCTGAAGGCTCGCAAGTGACACAAGGGGCGTTTGAACGTCCTTGGAAATAA
- a CDS encoding Crp/Fnr family transcriptional regulator: MNKINLQGLLSNQALFRHISPFELDALQKEVVKLELDKGLTLFQKGDLADGSYIVVYGLMKLGIPSSHGNDKVLELIRPGQSFGEAMLFLDEPYPFYAEALEPTLLLRLPKNALFRLLEQSPLIAKQMMAGLSSRLLGFMRDVERHSLQNAKQRVIDYLLQVSGIQGTANIRLELKKNLVASLLNLSPETLSRVLHQLVDDDLIQVSGSHIRITCPESLKVYQHSEALNFRQTPENLMKNNATARHFI; encoded by the coding sequence ATGAATAAGATTAATTTGCAAGGTTTGCTGAGTAATCAGGCATTGTTTCGGCATATTTCTCCATTTGAACTCGACGCTTTGCAAAAAGAAGTGGTCAAGTTGGAGCTCGATAAGGGCTTGACCCTGTTTCAGAAGGGCGATCTGGCCGACGGTTCCTATATCGTGGTGTATGGCCTCATGAAACTGGGCATCCCTTCCTCACATGGCAACGACAAAGTTCTGGAACTCATCCGGCCAGGCCAGAGCTTCGGTGAAGCAATGTTGTTTTTGGATGAACCTTATCCTTTCTATGCTGAAGCTTTGGAGCCAACGCTATTGTTGCGTTTGCCAAAAAATGCTCTGTTTCGCCTGCTAGAACAATCTCCATTGATTGCCAAGCAAATGATGGCGGGCCTGTCTAGCCGCCTGCTGGGCTTCATGCGTGACGTTGAACGTCATTCCCTGCAAAACGCCAAACAGCGCGTGATCGATTACTTGTTGCAGGTCTCAGGCATACAGGGCACGGCGAATATACGACTCGAACTTAAGAAAAATTTAGTGGCATCGCTGCTTAATTTATCACCTGAAACTTTATCCCGGGTGCTGCATCAGTTGGTCGACGATGATTTGATACAAGTAAGTGGTTCACATATTCGTATCACCTGTCCTGAATCATTAAAGGTGTATCAGCACAGTGAGGCGCTCAATTTCCGTCAGACACCTGAAAACTTGATGAAGAACAATGCAACAGCGAGGCACTTTATATAG
- a CDS encoding response regulator yields the protein MTIKILLVDDHTLFRSGIKLLLQRNPEFEIVGEASDGLEGVKRAKQLRPDVVLMDLNMAGLSGLEAMQLIVEDMPEVAVLMLTVSEEAEDLSTALKNGARGYLLKNIEADYLTQSIKRAAAGEAVIADAMTAKLVMQFRSGMNAPVVAEKEKLTPRERETMVCVARGESNKEIARNLSVAESTVKIHVQNILKKLNLSSRVQIAVYAVERGLDK from the coding sequence ATGACAATTAAGATTTTGCTGGTTGATGATCACACTCTATTTCGTAGTGGGATTAAATTGTTATTGCAACGCAATCCGGAATTCGAGATCGTGGGCGAAGCCTCCGATGGCTTGGAGGGAGTCAAACGCGCCAAACAATTACGACCGGATGTGGTCTTAATGGATTTAAATATGGCAGGTTTATCCGGCTTGGAAGCGATGCAATTGATCGTTGAAGATATGCCCGAGGTCGCAGTCTTGATGTTGACCGTTTCGGAAGAGGCTGAAGACTTGAGTACCGCGCTAAAGAATGGTGCGCGCGGCTACCTGCTAAAAAATATCGAAGCAGATTACCTGACCCAGTCTATCAAGCGTGCCGCAGCGGGCGAAGCGGTGATCGCCGATGCGATGACGGCCAAGTTGGTGATGCAATTTCGCTCCGGCATGAATGCCCCCGTCGTTGCTGAGAAAGAAAAACTAACGCCTAGAGAGCGTGAAACCATGGTCTGTGTGGCACGCGGCGAGAGTAATAAGGAGATCGCCCGCAATCTCAGCGTGGCCGAGAGCACGGTCAAAATTCATGTGCAAAATATTCTGAAAAAACTCAATCTCAGTAGTCGTGTGCAAATCGCCGTTTATGCGGTCGAGCGCGGTCTGGATAAATAA
- a CDS encoding type IV pili methyl-accepting chemotaxis transducer N-terminal domain-containing protein, producing MDAASSLPIGKRLTFRILLTTLIGLALTLMAIGYTLLLSWQLEGGAAAINEAGSLRVRSYRLAMVLEHVSSTTAQDELDQFNSTLSDLQLGDPKRPLFLPATAGIRAQMQLVQQDWKTRMQVFAIQAQNELDVTSRQQALKNYSDALPSFVESINKLVSLVEVELSEKTTWLRLCQTILIFMSLAASIALLYLLYLWIVGPVTRMQAGIARMRKDDLSVRLPIETEDEFGVLAQAFNQMADRVQTVHRTLEVRVLQKTAKLQEQNQEISTLYEVAAFLAGPHAIEELCRGFLHRIMQRIKAEGGTVRILDNHSDNLHITVHEGISEKMVEEEHCIKTADCLCGAAVSQGIILVRDFRQMDTQKRYRCAEEGFFSIAVFQILAREQVIGSFSLHFTHERVISSEERRLLETLGKNLGVAIENQRLIAKEKEFAVSQERNLLAQGLHDSIAQGLNFLNLQVQMLEDSLSRNNLQEVSDIAPLLRAGVEESYEDVRELLLNFRTRLQDSNLESEMRNVLSKFQRQTGVHAVIEFIGSGAPLAPEQQLQVLFILQEALSNVRKHAQASEVKVRVENERDFKLIITDDGQGFTMESAEQKGDAHVGLHIMRERAVRLSAQFEILSIPGQGSTISLHLLRQERLVA from the coding sequence ATGGATGCAGCGTCCAGTCTGCCTATAGGCAAACGCCTTACTTTCCGCATTTTACTCACCACCTTAATCGGCTTGGCGCTGACCCTGATGGCGATCGGCTACACCTTGCTCTTATCATGGCAACTCGAGGGCGGTGCCGCCGCAATCAATGAGGCTGGCAGCTTGCGGGTACGCTCGTATCGCCTGGCGATGGTACTCGAGCATGTGAGTAGCACCACGGCGCAAGATGAGCTGGATCAGTTTAATAGTACTTTGTCCGATCTCCAGCTGGGCGATCCGAAACGTCCGCTGTTTTTACCTGCAACTGCTGGCATTCGTGCGCAAATGCAATTGGTGCAACAGGACTGGAAGACGCGTATGCAAGTTTTTGCGATCCAGGCTCAAAATGAGCTTGATGTGACTAGTCGGCAGCAGGCACTTAAAAACTATTCCGACGCACTCCCTAGCTTCGTGGAAAGCATTAATAAGCTGGTGAGCTTAGTCGAAGTGGAGTTATCTGAAAAAACCACTTGGTTGCGTCTGTGCCAGACCATACTGATTTTTATGTCGCTGGCAGCAAGTATCGCCTTACTGTATTTATTGTATCTGTGGATAGTGGGGCCGGTAACCCGTATGCAGGCGGGCATAGCGCGCATGCGTAAAGACGATCTCAGTGTGCGCTTGCCGATAGAGACCGAGGATGAATTTGGCGTACTGGCGCAAGCCTTTAACCAGATGGCTGATAGGGTGCAAACCGTACACCGCACCCTGGAAGTACGGGTGCTGCAAAAAACCGCCAAGCTGCAGGAACAAAATCAAGAAATCAGTACCCTGTATGAAGTTGCTGCTTTCCTGGCTGGGCCACATGCGATAGAAGAATTATGCCGTGGTTTTCTGCACAGGATTATGCAACGCATAAAGGCCGAGGGTGGCACCGTGCGCATACTCGATAACCATAGCGATAATTTACACATCACGGTGCACGAAGGTATCTCTGAAAAAATGGTGGAGGAGGAGCATTGCATCAAGACCGCCGATTGCCTGTGCGGTGCGGCTGTTAGTCAGGGAATAATTCTGGTCAGAGATTTCCGTCAGATGGATACGCAAAAACGCTATCGCTGCGCGGAAGAAGGTTTTTTCTCGATTGCGGTATTTCAGATACTAGCGAGAGAACAAGTGATAGGCAGTTTTTCTCTGCATTTTACCCATGAACGGGTGATCAGCAGTGAAGAGCGGCGTTTGTTAGAAACGTTGGGTAAAAATCTGGGCGTGGCGATAGAGAATCAAAGGCTGATCGCCAAGGAAAAAGAATTTGCGGTATCGCAAGAACGCAATTTGCTGGCACAGGGCTTGCACGATAGTATTGCGCAAGGCCTCAATTTCTTAAACCTGCAAGTGCAGATGTTGGAAGACTCTTTGAGTCGCAATAATTTGCAGGAAGTGTCCGATATTGCGCCCTTATTACGCGCCGGAGTGGAAGAAAGTTATGAGGATGTGCGCGAATTACTCTTGAATTTTAGGACCAGGCTGCAGGATAGTAATTTAGAGTCTGAAATGCGCAATGTCTTGAGTAAATTTCAGCGCCAGACGGGCGTGCACGCTGTCATAGAATTTATAGGGAGTGGCGCACCGCTAGCCCCCGAGCAACAGTTGCAGGTACTTTTTATTTTGCAAGAAGCCTTATCGAATGTGCGTAAACATGCGCAGGCCAGTGAGGTAAAGGTCAGGGTCGAAAATGAGCGAGATTTTAAGCTCATCATCACCGATGATGGCCAGGGATTTACGATGGAAAGTGCCGAGCAGAAGGGCGATGCCCATGTAGGTTTGCACATCATGCGGGAACGCGCAGTGCGACTCTCTGCACAATTTGAGATACTCAGCATACCAGGGCAGGGCAGTACAATTTCTCTGCACCTATTGAGGCAAGAACGTTTGGTCGCTTAA
- a CDS encoding carbonic anhydrase: protein MTIQNISHFIEGFQRFQSKYFSGEKHLYEKLNNGQKPTTLLIGCCDSRVDPALLLDCDPGDIFVIRNVANLVPPCNEAGHQQGISAAVQFAVEALNVTRVIVMGHEKCGGIRALMQGYKPSRKLDFIGRWMKIVEPVKQQVLQQLSHCSVEEQNRACELGAIIMSLNNLRSFPWVAEREARGEIALHGWYFDMSNGALLAYSDRTDTFLPMVCPLGIVTDPHQGTRTISAALDAVSQEV from the coding sequence GTGACTATTCAAAATATTTCGCATTTTATAGAGGGCTTTCAACGCTTTCAAAGCAAGTATTTTTCAGGTGAGAAACACCTGTACGAAAAACTCAATAACGGCCAGAAACCGACGACTTTATTGATAGGTTGCTGTGACTCACGGGTAGACCCTGCTTTATTGCTCGATTGCGATCCTGGCGATATATTCGTGATCCGTAATGTCGCCAACCTGGTGCCTCCATGCAACGAGGCTGGCCATCAGCAAGGCATTAGTGCAGCGGTGCAATTCGCGGTCGAGGCGCTCAATGTCACGCGCGTGATCGTCATGGGGCATGAAAAGTGCGGTGGTATTCGCGCCTTGATGCAAGGTTATAAACCTAGCCGTAAGCTTGATTTTATCGGGCGCTGGATGAAAATTGTAGAACCTGTCAAACAACAGGTTCTGCAGCAATTGAGTCATTGTTCGGTAGAGGAACAGAATCGTGCCTGCGAACTAGGTGCGATCATCATGTCACTGAATAATTTGCGTAGCTTCCCTTGGGTGGCCGAACGTGAGGCCAGAGGCGAGATTGCCTTGCATGGCTGGTATTTTGATATGAGCAATGGCGCATTGCTGGCGTATTCAGATCGCACCGATACTTTCCTTCCTATGGTTTGTCCTTTGGGAATAGTGACGGACCCGCATCAGGGCACGCGCACTATTTCCGCTGCACTAGACGCTGTGAGCCAAGAAGTTTGA
- the moaA gene encoding GTP 3',8-cyclase MoaA gives MQTSYPPSASPSPALIDRFGRKVSYLRLSVTDRCDLRCSYCLPKGFSGFEEPENWLRFDEIERVVAAFARMGVSRLRMTGGEPLLRRHLPKLVSSLSGLPGLKDISLSTNATQLHKHAVALRSAGVSRINVSLDSLDKACMEKITGRDSFASIMAGLQAGKQAGFDPIKLNMVVMRGVNDHEIMRMAQYCFEEGFILRLIEAMPMGETGRNSQYLDVGPIREQLVRQFNLKPAAAELGGGPARYWSTQDGKGTIGFISPISQHFCATCNRVRLSVDGTLYMCLGQEEKFELRPLLRAGISDTELESAIRAAIELKPERHEFNDNPYKIIRFMAQTGG, from the coding sequence ATGCAAACTTCTTATCCCCCATCTGCCTCCCCCTCGCCTGCGCTGATCGATAGATTTGGTCGCAAAGTGAGCTATTTGCGTTTGTCCGTAACCGATCGTTGTGATTTACGTTGTAGCTATTGCCTGCCGAAGGGATTTTCTGGATTTGAAGAGCCAGAGAATTGGTTGCGTTTTGATGAGATAGAGCGGGTGGTCGCCGCCTTTGCTCGTATGGGCGTATCGCGCTTGCGTATGACGGGTGGCGAGCCGCTGTTACGTCGTCATTTGCCTAAGCTGGTAAGTAGTTTGTCCGGCTTACCAGGCTTAAAAGATATTTCACTCTCTACCAACGCCACCCAGTTACATAAACATGCAGTTGCCTTGCGCTCTGCCGGGGTTAGTCGTATTAATGTCAGTCTCGATAGCCTAGATAAGGCATGCATGGAGAAGATCACCGGCCGCGATAGCTTCGCTAGCATCATGGCGGGGCTGCAAGCGGGGAAGCAAGCCGGATTTGATCCTATTAAACTCAATATGGTGGTGATGCGTGGCGTCAATGATCACGAGATCATGCGTATGGCGCAATATTGTTTTGAGGAAGGTTTCATACTCAGGCTGATAGAGGCGATGCCTATGGGCGAGACCGGGCGCAATAGTCAGTATCTCGATGTGGGACCAATACGTGAACAACTGGTCAGGCAATTTAACCTCAAACCTGCAGCGGCGGAATTGGGTGGCGGTCCGGCGCGCTATTGGAGTACCCAAGACGGCAAGGGAACTATTGGCTTCATTTCCCCTATTAGCCAACATTTTTGCGCAACCTGCAACCGGGTGCGTTTGTCGGTTGATGGTACCCTCTACATGTGTTTGGGACAGGAAGAAAAATTTGAATTGCGTCCCTTGCTGAGGGCTGGCATTAGTGATACCGAGCTGGAGTCGGCAATCCGCGCCGCCATAGAATTAAAACCAGAACGTCATGAATTTAACGATAATCCGTATAAAATCATCCGTTTCATGGCGCAAACCGGAGGTTGA
- a CDS encoding hemerythrin domain-containing protein has protein sequence MSKAMMEMVKQHTECDDQLNRCEVALHKGDMASAGRNFRLFSEELDLHFGLEENKLFPAFEKATGMTSGPTVVMRGEHAEIRSLRDEAYAAIEANQAEVALAAIDTLNVLIQQHNVKEENVLYPMCGGSIPNLDAVLGFGSTCCGSCS, from the coding sequence ATGTCTAAAGCAATGATGGAAATGGTAAAGCAGCACACCGAATGTGACGATCAGCTCAATCGCTGCGAAGTGGCGCTGCATAAGGGTGATATGGCGTCAGCAGGGCGCAACTTCCGCCTATTTAGTGAGGAGCTTGATCTGCATTTTGGGCTGGAAGAAAATAAACTTTTCCCTGCATTTGAAAAAGCCACCGGCATGACCAGTGGACCGACGGTAGTGATGCGTGGCGAGCATGCCGAAATCCGTAGCTTGCGTGATGAGGCCTATGCCGCGATCGAAGCCAACCAGGCAGAAGTAGCACTGGCAGCGATCGATACCCTGAACGTTTTGATACAGCAGCATAACGTCAAAGAGGAAAACGTCCTGTATCCTATGTGTGGCGGTAGTATTCCTAATCTCGACGCGGTACTTGGTTTTGGTAGCACTTGCTGCGGCTCTTGTTCCTAA
- a CDS encoding peptidylprolyl isomerase, which produces MPVIVNGYELNDAEMEQELPDHQDATDPLQSAMTALVLRRVLLDEARQLELKADRDDALIEALLAQEVKVPMPGREECLRQYQAHPARFTVGELVEASHILFQVTAGVDLDALRKHASIVLADLLENPQQFAECAKANSNCPSSEVGGSLGQITRGATVAEFEQAVFSGVAGQLIPRLIETRFGLHIIQLGRKVDGRLRPFEEVESSIADAMRMASHDHAVRQYLQLLVGRAKISGIDLPGADSPLLQ; this is translated from the coding sequence ATGCCTGTCATCGTCAATGGCTATGAACTCAATGATGCCGAGATGGAGCAAGAATTGCCGGATCATCAGGACGCCACCGATCCGCTGCAAAGCGCCATGACCGCGCTGGTGTTACGTCGGGTCTTGCTCGACGAGGCGCGTCAACTAGAACTTAAAGCCGATAGAGACGATGCCCTGATCGAAGCCTTGCTGGCGCAAGAGGTGAAAGTGCCGATGCCGGGTCGCGAAGAGTGTCTACGTCAATATCAGGCGCACCCAGCGCGGTTTACTGTGGGTGAACTGGTGGAAGCGAGCCATATCTTGTTTCAGGTCACGGCAGGCGTTGATCTGGATGCTTTACGCAAACACGCATCCATCGTTCTGGCCGATCTGCTGGAAAACCCTCAGCAGTTTGCTGAATGCGCTAAAGCCAATTCCAACTGTCCTTCAAGTGAGGTCGGCGGTAGTTTGGGGCAGATTACACGTGGTGCGACCGTAGCAGAGTTTGAGCAGGCGGTATTTTCTGGCGTGGCAGGCCAGCTTATTCCGCGTCTGATTGAAACCCGCTTTGGCTTGCACATTATTCAGCTGGGCCGTAAGGTCGATGGTCGACTCCGGCCATTCGAAGAAGTTGAAAGCAGTATCGCGGACGCGATGCGTATGGCGAGTCATGACCATGCGGTGCGTCAGTATCTGCAATTGCTGGTCGGTCGTGCCAAGATCTCCGGTATCGATCTGCCGGGTGCCGATAGCCCGCTACTGCAATAG